The Syngnathus typhle isolate RoL2023-S1 ecotype Sweden linkage group LG11, RoL_Styp_1.0, whole genome shotgun sequence genome contains a region encoding:
- the mapkapk2a gene encoding MAP kinase-activated protein kinase 2: MLSNAQNQPLFPNPTGQQNPAGQPNPAGQFLPFLSRPTLQIKKNAITDDYKVTSQVLGLGINGKVLEIFQRKTGDKYALKMLQDCAKARREVELHWRASPCSNIVRIIDVYENLYQSRKCLLIVMECMDGGELFSRIQDRGDQAFTEREASDIMKSIGEAIQYLHAVNIAHRDVKPENLLYSTKRPNALLKLTDFGFAKETTSHNSLATPCYTPYYVAPEVLGPEKYDKSCDMWSLGVIMYILLCGYPPFYSNHGLAISPGMKKRIRMGQYEFPNPEWSDVSEEAKQLIRTLLKTEPTQRMTITEFMNHPWINQSMEVPQTPLHTSRVLKEEKDAWEDVKEEMTSALATMRVDYEQIKIKTIEDSTNPLLTKRRKKASNAIADAQSAAH, encoded by the exons ATGCTATCCAACGCACAGAACCAGCCGCTCTTTCCCAACCCGACCGGGCAACAGAATCCCGCCGGACAGCCTAACCCTGCGGGCCAGTTTCTCCCCTTCCTGAGCAGACCCACCTTACAGATAAAGAAAAACGCCATTACAGACGATTACAAGGTGACCAGTCAGGTGCTGGGGCTTGGAATCAATGGCAAGGTGCTTGAAATCTTCCAGAGGAAGACCGGGGACAAGTATGCACTAAAG ATGCTGCAGGATTGCGCAAAAGCACGTCGAGAAGTGGAGCTCCACTGGAGAGCATCGCCTTGTTCCAACATTGTCCGGATTATTGATGTCTATGAAAACCTTTATCAAAGCAGGAAATGCTTGCTAATTGTCATGGAGTG CATGGATGGAGGCGAACTCTTCAGTCGAATCCAGGACAGAGGGGATCAGGCATTCACAGAGAGAG AGGCATCTGACATAATGAAAAGTATCGGCGAGGCCATACAATATCTCCACGCTGTCAACATCGCCCACAGAGATGTTAAG CCGGAGAATTTACTGTACTCCACCAAGAGGCCCAACGCTTTGCTCAAGCTCACCGACTTTGGCTTTGCCAAAGAAACCACCTCACACAACTCCCTTGCTACTCCCTGCTACACGCCGTACTATGTTG CTCCAGAGGTTCTGGGCCCAGAAAAATATGACAAATCTTGTGACATGTGGTCTTTAGGTGTCATTATGTATATTCT GTTGTGTGGGTACCCTCCTTTTTATTCAAATCACGGTCTAGCCATTTCACCCGGGATGAAGAAGAGGATTAGGATGGGGCAGTACGAGTTCCCCAATCCTGAGTGGTCCGATGTATCAGAAGAAG CTAAACAGCTGATCAGGACCCTCCTGAAGACCGAGCCCACCCAAAGAATGACCATCACAGAGTTTATGAATCACCCATGGATTAAT CAGTCCATGGAAGTTCCTCAGACCCCCCTGCACACTAGCCGGGTGTTAAAAGAAGAGAAAGACGCGTGGGAGGATGTCAAG GAGGAAATGACCAGTGCCTTGGCAACCATGAGGGTTGACTATGAGCAAATAAAGATTAAGACCATTGAAGACTCGACCAATCCGCTGCTaacaaagaggaggaagaaagccAGCAACGCCATTGCGGACGCTCAGTCGGCTGCTCACTAA
- the il10 gene encoding interleukin-10 yields the protein MRTGCLSVLLLFLTAQLLLSKVCCSPKCNNQCCRFVESFPGRLRRLREDYVQIRDFYEANDDLDTVLLDQTIEDSFKTPFACNAMNTILEFYLGTVLPAAITGVSEDTSELRPYVESIHLIFDELKRDVTKCRKYFGCQKQFDVVKLNMTYTQMENKGVYKAMGELDVLFNYIEIYLASKRLKNQAVSL from the exons atgcgcaCCGGCTGTCTTTCCGTCCTTCTCTTGTTCCTGACTGCACAGTTGCTCCTCAGCAAAGTGTGCTGCAGCCCAAAGTGCAACAACCAATGTTGCCGCTTCGTGGAGAGCTTCCCCGGCAGGCTGCGAAGGCTGCGAGAAGACTACGTGCAGATCAGGGATTTTTAC GAAGCTAATGATGACCTGGACACTGTCCTGCTCGACCAGACAATCGAAGACTCATTTAAA ACGCCGTTTGCGTGCAATGCCATGAACACTATTCTGGAGTTTTACCTTGGCACGGTTCTGCCCGCAGCCATCACCGGGGTGTCGGAGGACACCAGTGAGTTGAGACCTTATGTGGAGTCCATCCATCTGATATTTGATGAGCTGAAGAGAGATGTCACCAAATGT AGGAAATACTTTGGCTGCCAGAAGCAGTTTGACGTTGTCAAACTGAATATGACCTACACTCAG ATGGAGAACAAAGGTGTGTACAAGGCCATGGGCGAGCTGGACGTGCTTTTTAACTACATTGAAATATATCTGGCTTCCAAACGTCTCAAGAACCAAGCTGTGtccttgtaa